A region from the Sinorhizobium alkalisoli genome encodes:
- the nodI gene encoding nodulation factor ABC transporter ATP-binding protein NodI, protein MAAIAISLIDVTKTYIDRTVVDRFSFAVEKGECFGLLGPNGAGKSTIARMVLGMTPPDAGKITVLGAPVPAQARLARASIGVVPQFDDLDQEFTVRENLLVFGRYFNMSTHQIEAVIPSLLEFARLESKADARVAGLSGGMKRRLMLARALINDPQLLILDEPTTGLDPHARHLIWERLRSLLARGKTILLTTHFMEEAERLCDRLCVLEEGEKIAEGRPQGLIDEQIGCQVIEINGGNPHELRALIKTCAQRIEVSGETLFCYSSAPEQVRIQLRERTDLRLLQRPPNLEDVFLRLTGREMKD, encoded by the coding sequence ATGGCCGCGATAGCAATCAGTTTGATTGACGTCACGAAAACCTATATCGACCGAACTGTTGTCGATCGGTTTTCGTTCGCCGTCGAAAAAGGAGAGTGCTTCGGGCTCCTCGGGCCCAACGGTGCCGGCAAAAGCACGATTGCGCGCATGGTCCTTGGTATGACGCCGCCCGACGCAGGCAAGATCACGGTGCTTGGCGCACCAGTGCCTGCGCAGGCTCGTCTGGCGCGGGCAAGCATTGGGGTGGTTCCGCAATTCGATGACCTTGATCAGGAATTCACAGTGCGTGAGAACCTGTTGGTCTTTGGGCGCTACTTCAATATGAGCACCCATCAGATCGAAGCCGTTATCCCGTCACTCCTAGAGTTTGCCAGACTTGAGAGTAAGGCGGATGCGCGGGTCGCAGGCCTTTCCGGTGGTATGAAACGGCGCCTGATGCTGGCACGCGCGCTCATCAACGACCCACAACTGCTCATATTAGATGAGCCCACCACCGGTCTCGACCCGCACGCGCGCCACCTGATTTGGGAGCGGCTGCGCTCGCTGTTGGCACGCGGCAAGACGATCCTGCTTACTACGCATTTCATGGAGGAGGCAGAGCGGTTATGCGACCGGCTATGCGTTCTTGAAGAAGGAGAGAAGATCGCCGAAGGTCGGCCCCAAGGGCTGATCGACGAGCAGATCGGCTGCCAAGTCATTGAGATCAACGGCGGCAATCCACATGAACTGCGCGCCCTTATCAAAACATGCGCGCAGCGCATTGAGGTAAGCGGAGAAACCCTCTTTTGTTACTCCTCCGCTCCCGAGCAGGTGCGAATACAATTGCGGGAGCGTACGGATCTGCGTCTTTTACAGCGCCCCCCCAATCTCGAGGACGTTTTTCTACGACTGACTGGGCGAGAGATGAAGGATTGA
- the nodU gene encoding nodulation protein NodU, translated as MRICGIKLTHDGAVALIEDGKLIFCIEQEKRNNNPRYQAIDNLDAIVQALNEHGLSVGDVDQFVIDGWDGELESEFQVFSEGLPITLSGAPYVERWPESPLKSHDSSGLALSGSILPYKSFPHVISHVVSAYCTSPFAKAGEPSFCLVWDGCIFPRLYYAEPKGIRLIKCMFPMIGHAYAVAGHHFGPYRKADPRSWDLGVAGKLMAYIALGAAQENILNVFRELYEEHFAGETLLAVGYRENIHNADALLARVNDYFDASASRLQCEKPQDVLASFHVFLERLLVGEMTIALQMQSQFESRNLCVAGGCGLNIKWNSALRASGLFESVWVPPFPNDSGSAIGAACCARAVERGLAPLDWSVYSGPKLKSSAIPPGWKAAPCTLAELARILASNEPVVFLAGRAELGPRALGGRSILAAATSPQMKDHLNEVKFREHFRPVAPICLEDRAQDIFDPGTPDPYMLFDHTTRPKWRERIPAVVHLDGTARLQTIARNSEHEVSKLLAEYESLTGIPLLCNTSANYHGRGFFPDAAAACEWGQIGHVWCDGLLLTRTSETDVSPVGCTASSASTWPR; from the coding sequence ATGCGCATCTGCGGAATTAAACTCACACACGACGGTGCAGTTGCCCTCATCGAAGACGGGAAACTTATCTTCTGTATTGAGCAGGAGAAGCGCAACAACAATCCCCGCTATCAAGCTATCGACAACCTTGACGCGATTGTCCAAGCCCTGAACGAACACGGTTTGAGCGTAGGGGACGTTGATCAATTCGTCATCGACGGGTGGGACGGAGAACTTGAATCAGAGTTCCAGGTCTTCAGCGAAGGCCTCCCCATAACTCTCAGTGGAGCTCCCTATGTCGAACGGTGGCCAGAGAGCCCTCTAAAGTCTCATGACAGCTCGGGTCTCGCGCTCAGCGGTTCGATCCTCCCCTACAAAAGTTTTCCGCACGTCATAAGCCACGTAGTCTCCGCGTACTGCACCAGTCCGTTTGCCAAAGCCGGAGAACCTTCGTTCTGCTTGGTATGGGATGGCTGCATATTTCCACGGCTCTACTATGCAGAGCCAAAAGGAATCCGATTAATCAAGTGCATGTTCCCGATGATAGGTCATGCCTATGCTGTCGCCGGCCATCACTTCGGGCCGTACAGGAAGGCGGATCCAAGAAGCTGGGACCTGGGTGTCGCCGGAAAGCTAATGGCCTACATTGCACTTGGCGCGGCTCAGGAGAACATCCTAAACGTGTTTCGGGAGCTCTACGAGGAACACTTCGCCGGAGAAACGCTGCTCGCGGTCGGTTATAGGGAAAACATTCATAATGCAGACGCATTGCTTGCACGCGTCAATGATTACTTCGACGCAAGCGCATCCCGGTTACAGTGTGAAAAACCCCAGGATGTACTTGCTTCATTTCATGTTTTCCTTGAACGCCTCCTCGTTGGAGAGATGACGATTGCTCTACAGATGCAGTCGCAATTCGAATCCCGAAACTTGTGCGTGGCCGGCGGATGCGGCCTTAACATCAAATGGAACAGCGCGCTCAGAGCGAGTGGTCTGTTTGAATCAGTCTGGGTGCCCCCATTTCCCAACGACAGCGGATCGGCTATTGGCGCCGCCTGCTGCGCGCGTGCTGTCGAGCGTGGTCTCGCTCCGCTTGACTGGTCAGTTTACAGCGGCCCTAAGCTGAAGAGTAGCGCGATCCCGCCGGGATGGAAAGCTGCTCCATGCACCTTGGCCGAACTCGCCAGGATATTGGCATCTAACGAACCGGTTGTTTTTCTTGCCGGCCGTGCAGAACTTGGGCCACGGGCGTTGGGAGGCAGAAGCATCTTGGCCGCCGCGACTTCCCCGCAAATGAAGGATCATCTCAACGAAGTGAAATTCCGCGAGCATTTCCGACCTGTAGCCCCAATTTGCTTGGAAGACCGCGCGCAGGATATCTTCGACCCCGGCACTCCAGATCCATACATGCTCTTCGATCATACGACACGCCCGAAATGGCGAGAACGGATCCCTGCCGTAGTGCACCTTGATGGAACTGCGCGACTTCAAACGATCGCGCGAAACTCTGAGCACGAAGTCTCCAAGCTTTTGGCCGAATATGAAAGTCTCACCGGTATTCCGCTGCTTTGCAACACGAGTGCCAACTATCACGGCCGGGGTTTTTTCCCCGACGCTGCAGCGGCCTGCGAGTGGGGACAAATAGGCCACGTATGGTGCGATGGCTTGCTGCTTACAAGGACGAGCGAAACCGATGTATCCCCGGTGGGCTGCACGGCTTCCTCGGCAAGCACATGGCCGCGATAG
- the nodS gene encoding nodulation methyltransferase NodS, whose product MNQKKHYQLLHDELAEDDPWRLDSNPFEQERHRQMLRLALAQQSITNALEVGCAAGAFTERLAPHCEQLTVIDVVPHALARTRRRLKDPPNISWISCDILQFSARKLFDLIVVAEVLYYLESVAEMRTAIRNLAQMLAPSGHLIFGSAGDASCQRWGHVAGAETVITILDQELIQIDRVRCVGQTTNEDCLLTRHRHPVSQ is encoded by the coding sequence TTGAACCAGAAAAAGCACTATCAGTTGCTGCATGATGAGTTGGCTGAAGACGATCCATGGCGGCTTGACAGCAACCCGTTCGAGCAGGAGCGACATAGGCAAATGCTGCGGCTGGCGCTTGCGCAGCAATCAATCACAAACGCGCTCGAAGTCGGATGCGCAGCCGGGGCGTTCACCGAAAGACTTGCGCCGCATTGCGAGCAACTCACCGTAATTGATGTGGTGCCTCATGCGCTCGCTCGAACGCGTCGACGACTAAAGGATCCGCCGAATATCTCCTGGATAAGCTGCGATATCCTCCAGTTCTCGGCACGAAAACTCTTTGATCTGATCGTGGTAGCTGAGGTGCTCTATTACCTTGAGAGCGTTGCTGAGATGCGAACGGCTATCCGCAACTTGGCACAAATGCTCGCGCCATCCGGCCATCTAATATTCGGATCGGCAGGTGATGCGAGCTGCCAACGTTGGGGTCACGTGGCTGGTGCCGAAACCGTCATTACGATCTTGGATCAGGAATTGATCCAAATTGATCGTGTGCGATGCGTCGGCCAAACCACCAACGAAGACTGTTTGCTTACCCGACATCGCCACCCCGTTTCTCAATGA
- the nodC gene encoding chitooligosaccharide synthase NodC: MDLFGTAGTVAISLYALLSGVYKGMQVLYAPTASSFSASPGSPPFNALASVDVIVPCFNEDPDILSACLESIANQDYAGRLQVFVVDDGSTNREDLAPVHNTYAGDPRFNFILLPTNAGKRKAQIAAIRRSSGDLLLNVDSDTTLAPDVVTKLVHKMRDPSIGAVMGQLVARNRSDTWLTRLIDMEYWLACNEERAAQARFGAVMCCCGPCAMYRRSALLLLLDQYETQLFRGKTSDFGEDRHLTILMLKAGFRTEYVADAIAATVVPDRLAPYLRQQLRWARSTFRDTLLALRLLRRLDRYLTLDVIGQNLGPLLLAVSVLMGLAQIAVAATIPWSTITMIAFMTVVRTSVAALRARQVRFLTFAAHTPINLFLILPLKAYALCTLSNSAWLSRTDVLQRSPRSAQTSSLKSLPVD, from the coding sequence ATGGATCTATTTGGTACAGCCGGCACGGTGGCAATTTCGTTGTATGCGCTCCTTTCTGGCGTCTATAAGGGCATGCAGGTCCTGTATGCTCCAACGGCAAGTTCTTTTTCTGCCTCTCCCGGAAGCCCCCCCTTCAACGCGCTGGCAAGCGTCGACGTGATTGTTCCCTGTTTCAATGAAGACCCGGACATTCTCTCGGCGTGCCTCGAGTCTATCGCAAATCAGGATTATGCCGGGCGGCTGCAGGTTTTTGTGGTAGATGATGGTTCTACAAACCGCGAGGACCTCGCACCCGTACACAACACATATGCGGGAGATCCGCGGTTCAACTTCATTCTTCTCCCTACAAATGCCGGAAAGCGCAAGGCGCAGATCGCCGCGATACGCCGCTCATCCGGTGACTTGCTTCTAAACGTCGACTCAGACACCACGCTTGCGCCCGACGTGGTCACGAAGCTCGTCCACAAGATGCGCGATCCATCGATAGGGGCGGTTATGGGACAATTGGTGGCCAGAAATCGCAGCGACACATGGCTGACACGACTGATCGACATGGAATACTGGCTGGCCTGCAACGAGGAGCGGGCGGCGCAGGCACGTTTTGGTGCGGTGATGTGCTGTTGTGGTCCATGCGCCATGTACCGCCGATCTGCACTGCTTTTGCTGCTCGACCAATACGAGACGCAACTGTTTCGCGGCAAAACAAGCGATTTTGGTGAGGACCGTCATCTTACAATCCTGATGCTCAAAGCTGGTTTTCGGACCGAGTATGTTGCGGATGCCATTGCAGCCACAGTCGTGCCAGACCGGCTCGCACCGTATCTGCGCCAACAGTTGCGCTGGGCGCGCAGCACGTTCCGAGACACGTTGCTAGCGCTGCGCTTGTTGCGCAGGCTTGACCGTTATCTAACATTGGACGTTATCGGGCAGAATCTTGGGCCGCTGCTTCTTGCCGTGTCGGTATTGATGGGGCTTGCGCAGATTGCGGTGGCAGCCACGATACCGTGGTCGACGATAACGATGATAGCATTCATGACGGTGGTGCGCACCAGTGTGGCTGCGCTTCGCGCTCGCCAGGTTCGATTTCTAACTTTCGCTGCCCACACGCCAATCAACCTTTTCCTCATTCTTCCCCTTAAAGCATATGCGCTGTGTACGTTAAGCAATAGTGCTTGGCTCTCTCGCACTGATGTCTTGCAAAGATCCCCCCGCAGCGCGCAAACATCATCGCTTAAATCTCTACCGGTGGATTAA
- the nodB gene encoding chitooligosaccharide deacetylase NodB: MKQLDYSCKVSGNRSNRSVYLTFDDGPNPYCTPDILDVLAEQRVPATFFVIGAYAADQPELIRRIVAEGHEVGNHTMTHPDLTTCGLEEIEYQITEASEAIKSASPQAEPKFIRAPYGVWNENVLSISARVGLQAVHWSVDPRDWSRPGVNAIVDAVLASVEPGAIVLLHDGCPPNELVGHKLSGLRDQTLMALSRVITGLHDRGFVIRTLSQDN; encoded by the coding sequence ATGAAACAGCTGGATTATAGTTGCAAAGTCTCGGGCAACCGCTCCAACCGTAGCGTTTATCTGACGTTCGACGACGGACCAAACCCATATTGCACGCCTGATATCCTCGATGTTCTGGCGGAGCAACGCGTACCCGCTACGTTCTTCGTCATCGGTGCTTATGCCGCGGATCAACCAGAACTTATCCGACGAATCGTTGCCGAAGGGCACGAGGTTGGCAACCATACTATGACCCATCCGGATCTGACGACATGCGGACTAGAGGAAATAGAATATCAGATCACCGAAGCAAGCGAGGCCATTAAGTCGGCCTCTCCTCAGGCTGAACCCAAGTTTATCCGCGCTCCATACGGGGTCTGGAACGAAAACGTGCTAAGCATCTCAGCGCGCGTGGGGCTCCAAGCGGTACATTGGTCCGTAGATCCGCGGGACTGGTCGCGCCCTGGTGTCAACGCCATTGTTGATGCAGTGCTGGCTTCAGTCGAGCCAGGCGCCATCGTGCTGTTGCACGATGGGTGCCCCCCTAACGAGCTTGTAGGACACAAGCTTTCTGGCTTGCGCGACCAGACGCTGATGGCGCTTTCCCGTGTCATTACCGGGTTGCACGACCGTGGTTTTGTCATCCGAACGCTCTCCCAGGATAATTAA
- a CDS encoding NodA family N-acyltransferase codes for MPADVRWKLCWENELQVDDHAELSAFFRNTYGPTGAFNAMPFEGGRSWAGARPEMRVIAYDSHGVAAHMGMLRRFIKVGEVDLLVGELGLWGVRADLEGLGLSHSMFTLYPELQRLGVPFAFGTVRHALYKHVERLCRGGIATILPGVRVRSTLPEVYLDLPATRIEDPLAVVFPIARSMDEWPSGTLIDRNGPEL; via the coding sequence ATGCCTGCTGACGTGCGATGGAAACTTTGTTGGGAAAATGAGCTGCAAGTCGACGATCACGCAGAACTTTCTGCATTCTTTCGTAATACCTACGGGCCGACAGGCGCGTTCAATGCAATGCCCTTCGAAGGTGGCCGGAGTTGGGCCGGAGCGCGGCCTGAAATGCGCGTGATTGCTTACGACTCGCATGGCGTTGCCGCCCACATGGGCATGTTGCGGCGTTTCATCAAGGTCGGGGAGGTGGATCTCCTGGTGGGGGAACTGGGGTTGTGGGGAGTGCGTGCCGATCTTGAAGGACTTGGGCTTAGTCATTCAATGTTTACGCTGTATCCGGAGTTGCAGCGGCTCGGCGTCCCATTCGCGTTCGGCACGGTTCGGCACGCGCTGTACAAGCACGTTGAGAGACTGTGCCGCGGCGGTATTGCGACCATCCTCCCAGGGGTCCGCGTCCGCTCCACTCTCCCAGAGGTCTACCTCGATCTGCCAGCCACGCGAATTGAGGATCCCCTCGCCGTCGTGTTTCCCATAGCGCGCTCGATGGACGAGTGGCCTTCCGGCACGCTAATTGATCGTAATGGCCCAGAGCTATGA